DNA sequence from the Pomacea canaliculata isolate SZHN2017 linkage group LG7, ASM307304v1, whole genome shotgun sequence genome:
GATCCCTCGTTACTCAGCTTTCTACAAGGAAACTATATTTTACAAACTAgatgtgacaaatattttaacttatGTCCTTGTGTGACAGGCTGACAGATGACacattaaataaagaaatcagtAAATCTCTCCTTCGTCATcgaagtgagtgtgtgtgtgtgagagagagagagagtgtaaaaacaattgaaaaagtgacaaaagtAGAGAGGACAGCATGATGTTGAATGTACAAAATGTACTGGCTTCTACGATGCTTCCATTTGTTCCAGAAATGTCCGACGCTTATGAACGCTTCCGCCTCTTAGTCTTAGGGGGCGTCATCGGTCTCATCTGCATTTTCATCGCTTTTATTATCATCGCAATTCATCATCTTATGTAAAAGAGGTATTTTTCTGTCCGTGAATCGGactgtctgtcattctgtttTGCTCTCTCTTGCCTTTCCTTGTCTACCAGGTGTCAGTATGCAATGTCCCTTTTCCTCTCCCGGTGTCATATCTCCCTTCGTTCTCTTTCTCccatgtttttgtatttgttttatttttactctttcGCTTCATCTGCATCCTACcatctttctcctttccttcatCATGTCTTGAATGTTTTAAGATAACTGCGTAGAATCAAATCCTACTGAACACAGGAAGTAACATTTAAGTGGCAGGCAAGAAACAGTCATACATTTCTTCCAGAATATTCCGCGTCACAAAATGTGGGATAACCAGACCACTACATTTTTGGCAATGAAAGTAATAATgaacaaacaatttaacaagatatatatatacacacacacaacctagCAATGCTATCGCTGAGACCACTAACTGTATGTTAATGAAGATCTGCACTCGTTTTTTTCAGCTCGGCGCTCGATCCATCTCAACAGAGAAATTCTGACTCCTAGGGATCGTTCGTCCTATCGGACCGTTTACTCAGAATCACCCGTCGCTGGAGGTACTTCATTCTCCATTGATGACTTATGAAGACATCGTTACACTTGAACATGAAAAGGAATTTCCCATACCCATCTTCCCTCAAAGTCCCTTTCTAGTATTAGTTGTGTTTATGATGGCTGAGAGCGATCCAAACGCCTATCTttcaaccctaaccctgttGAGAAGCTGCTCAACTAATAATGATCCCCAGTCTCTGTATCCGCTGGTAGTGCTGATGCAAAGTTCTCACAACCTTTGACCCTCCTAACAAAAGCCCTCTAATGATGTTTTTGGGGGAGGgttcttaaatattatttcttaacCTAAGGGACAGGTAGTCATTCGGTCAGATTTGATGTAAAcgaagtgtgtttttttttcgctgCATAGGAACACTTCCTTTAACTCAGAGAGCACTTCCTCCTGTGCCTGCGCCTCGACCTTCAGAGTGCCGGGACTCCTCTGAGGATGCACCTCCAGAGTACATAGAGCTCCTCAGCACTTCTGATCAAGTATGAATGCAGGCACCAACAAAGAGGAGCAGAGGGTGCGGCCGCCCCCCTCTGAAAGCTATCTTCATCCTGTTCACTCAGCTTCACCTCAGCAGGAACAACCTCACAAGACTGTGCTTTTCCCGTTCTCGTCACCTTTGCCCTCGAGAACCAAAGGATTCTGTCTGGAATTATCAGTTTCTGTGACACCCATTGATTTACAAAACAATTCAGTCTGATTTCACAAGCTAATCAAACATTCTTCGgcgaaatctttttttttcaagtgaaaaTAATTACTAACGAATAGAACGAACTTGGTACAAACACgaaacttcattttcttttttaagaagaCAGTGATAATATTCACTAATGAACAAGCTGTACAAAGACTATAGACAGTAAAAATCAAGAAATCTGTTCAAAACTTTGAGGCTATAATTCTGTAATTGATGTTCAAGTGCAGGGTTACCTTTTCAGTCAGAGATATCTCGCCAAATATTTCGCTTTCAGCAAAAAACTGGTCTTTGCATGCTTCAGGAATTTTTATTCACTCTTTCAATCCTTGCCAGATAAAGGCACATATATGAATAACAACACTGAGAATTGACAATTTGTGTTGcaatataattaaaacaaagaatgtagaTAATAAAAACACTGGTTCTCACTTTAAACGTTGGTCAACATGCAAACAAATGTACAACAAAGATGTTGCTATTTTCTGTTCTCAATAACTCCAGCTTAAAAACTAGGGACGCAAGTAAGGAAACCTTCTTAATTCAGATTCAAGAAGACAGTTTTTCTGCCCAAGCTTTTTTAAACAAGGAAAGACCATCCAAATGCTGTTAGTAAAGAGAAAGCAGCTGTAAGAGCGCATATTCTAGagacaaaaaaaaccaactgttTAAATCTGCTCTATCGCCGACTCTGATTCAAACACGGAGGGGTCTCCCCCTTGTTTGAGCTGCCCTAGTCGCATGTAGCCGCCCTTCCATCTCCATTAATGTCTCCAAGCATGTCCACCACCGCTTGAAAGGTGGGCCGCTGGTGGGCTGCCATCACCCAGCACGATCTCATGAGGGCGCTCCTAGATAACATTTGCATCTTCGTGAATGTCGATGGActatttcctctttctcttatataatataatttaacaTAGTGTGTTATTTTATCTTCAAATTATCATTGTTTCTTGACATATTTTGTATTGCTGATTCCGTTGTTTGTATGTattcttcaattttattttgcattagtACACAGGTAGTGCATTTTGTGTTTCAACTGTGTTCGAGAATGAGTCGAAGCCTGTGGATTATAAACATATGTTTACTATTTTCAACTTTACAAAGTTTCCGTGAACGTCAACAATCAGCTCTACTTACAAATCATCGGGGCAGCTCCGAGGGACCTGCAGCTGCGTTCCCTTGGTAACGAGCTCTGTTACCATTTTACCCGTCATATCCGGGTAAGGACTGGCACCTTTTGAAGGACAGCAAAAAATTTTATATCTCCTGACCATTCTACATGTCACTAAAACATCGTGAGCATTGCAATTGTCTGCATATAGCAAATAACTTTAGCGGCAAAAGGATTCTTAGTACAGGACAGTAAATAGCTCGGCAAATGATTCGAGTTGACAGGGAAAGTTAGAGCATCGAAAGCTGGATGCggacagaaaaggaagaggaaggaaaaggaaaaaaaaaaaaaataaaagaaaaacataaagtCTTTTGTGTACCAAGTGTGACCAGTTCCCATAGAAGCACACCATAAGACCACACGTCTGACTGCGAGGTGAACACGCCGTCACTCAGTGATTCAGGCGACATCCAGCGTAGAGGCAACGGCCTCTGAAACCAAAAAATACAACGGAATCTGAATAAAACTAAGAAGATAGGATTCgagttttgcttttctttccttttttttaaaaataattttcgcATATATACAGGGTATGAGGGTTGCAATATGCTCCTAAAATTGAGACAAGAACGTGACATGAATAACATACGAAGAACGGAAGGATGGACATAATTAccgatgactaataaaagacaaatatagaaaaaagcAAATAGAAATTGAGTAACAAAACTAAGAGTGTTGTGACTCAGCAGAGAAACACAAGTAGCAAGTAGCAATTAATAAACGGAAATAGGAGAGGGTTGAAAACAGGAGTAGCATTTTGTGGACTGTTGTTAAGGAGTAAGGCTCAAggaagaagtgtgttttcagtgcacatttaaaagattcaatggtGTGTAGGTGacggatatggaaggggagacAGTTTCATTGTTTTACTGCACAGTAACTGAAATCCTGTCTGCCCCTTTCCCCCTTTAAATGTTGGATTTAACTAAGCGGGAGTTAGTAAATGTATTCAGTACTGTTAAGAAGATCtgtgtttatgttatttatCTGCGCTATGActgcattgtttgttttttgttgtttttttttttttttgcttgagcTTACCCTAGAGACTGACTCGTAGATGTCCTCTTCATCCACATGGCGAGCCAGACTGAAATGCGAGACTTTGCACACGTGACGCTCCGTGAGGAGGATGTTCCGTGCGGCAAGGTCACGATGCACTATCTGACAACCAGAAAGAGGATGTCATCCAGGAGGTTTAAGAGGGCCGGATTTGGTTTCTCCACAGTTTTTACATTTAGAGTTCAATTTAGAGTAACAGCGATAAACTTGACTGTTCTGGGGATAACTAAAACTCATGTCACTCATGTTAGCATTCTAAATCTTGTAGTTGAGGCaggttcttttttaaattactaatGTACTTCTATAATGTTGTACACAAAACTGATGTCTCAGCATTTAAAAGCTCTagatgaaagtaaaatatatatcatgTGATTAATTACAATACCGTTTTCGGTgtaaaagaataatattaaaatataaatgcgAAATAAGGTCAcgcaaaatgtttctttttcatcctaTTGTTGATGATAGCTAAATATCAGCCTTTCTGGTCCGATTCTGGCTATTGTATTTTCAGATTGTTGGTTGTGAACATGCATCACAAGCAAGCATCTCTCTTGTATCTAAGGCGCCACGTTTTCAATCCCTATCTTCCTCGTTCCTTAACTGTTCTACGACTTCCTGTAAACAAGGATGACACTAAGTGAACGAGCCTTCATTAAATGTCATTGTTGTCCTGGCCTATTCTGCTGTCTAAGCTGCTTGTTTGTTAAAGCACTCCTACAGTAAATTGACTTATTTACCGTCAACATTTTGTGACCTATTTACAGGTTTACGATCATTcccatacacagaaagagacCGAACCCCAGGCATAACTAATGCACATAGATTACCGAAATGGACAAGggaatactactactaataataataataaagaccATGTATAAAGAAGTGAACTGTAGACTTTTGTGACAACTCTGATAGTACTTTCAACTTATTTTAACAATGTCGACCAGTCCGATGTGAGTTATTTACGAAAAGGCACGTGAGCTACCTCCTAAACATCCTACAGAactatttttcttaaatgtacaaaaatccATTGTCCGTGAGCACATTCTCACCATGTGTGCAGCTAAATGCGCCATGCCCTTGGCAATTTGCAATGCAAATGAGAGAATATCACGTGACGTGACGTCCCCCAATGAGGTCCTGTTCTGAGGCGCTGCTTTCTTATGTATTGGAGTAGTTCCCTTGTTCACAAAACTCCAAAATAATCAAACTGGGTTCTGGAAAAAAGacgaaatattttaatgttatgaATACCTACATCAGTGGACTGCCTTTAACTCATTCTTCCTTTACCATATTTAtattaatcattaaaaaaacatcttgCCGTTTGCACGCAATACTCACGTATTCATTagtgcatacatacatatggctgtgtgtgtttatgtgtatgtgtgtgggtgggtactCTAGACTTGTTACTTCATTACCTGTCTCGGTGCAACTTCCCAACAAGCGGACAACATTAGGATGTGGCTCCATGTTGCGTAACAGTGAAATTTCTCTCAtgaaatcacttttttctgcatcagtcgcagtttctaaaaaaaaaaagtcatcacTTTTGTTATAGCCTTCATCATTACTTAAAAAGGACTGTCCAATCTGTGGTTTATGGCAAAGCttaagttgtttcttttttgttgtgaTATAAGTGTTCTTTTCCCTTCGTTTAAAAGAGGCAGAGATATAGAAAATCAAAAGCACAATTGACCACAGATAGAGTTAATTGATTTGCCTGAAACTACctgtatgtttatgtttgtaaagGAAATTAGAAATCTACTGGTAATGACTGATGATTAAAGGGACATCTCTTAGTCTTCAGcagaacaatttttgttttgactgtcCTGTACTATCGACCAGAGCGAGGCTCACAATGACAGCGCATGCGCTAGTCACGACAGCAAGATCGCGACAACAGTATCCCACAAACCCTTCAGCATCTTGACGGCCACGCGGTCCCACTTGCCGGAGTTGAGGATGTTGAGTGCCAGGGCTTTGTGCAAGATGACGAGCTTGCTGTGAGCCAGAATCTCCTTCAGCTGCACGCGGTCTCGCGGGAATTCACGAGGGTCTTTCTTTCGAGGAGAAGGAAGAACGCAGCTCTGTGATGAGGTGGTCTCTACCTTTATCGTCTGGATATCCAATGTACGTCCAATAAGCagttgaagaaaatgtgtgactatttattttttgttgttcttcttctctcacattacacatgtacacagatacatacacatgcgtgcgcacacgcacacacacatttattagTACAGGTAGATACATATAAGTTAACGTCACATGCGTTTACAACAGCAGAGAATTTCTCTTACTCGAGAAGGTCtatgaaaatgaataaagtaTATTGTTCaatgttgttaattttttttttcagcgaaAAGGAAAGAAACGAGTTTACCTCAAGTCCAGTCGAAGTAAACATCGTTGGACTGCATGACTTCACACGTGATTTTATGTGGCGGCGACTCTCTCTTGTTCTGCGCTTGACTATTCCTTTGAGGCTTCTGGATAATGgcattaacaataaaaaaagaatattttcagtAAGGGGACAAAATGTGAGAATACTGAGTTAGAATGAAGGAATATTTAGGCTATTAAATATGATCTATTACCTTAAGTTAGTCCCATCAAGTTGCCTTACCGTTGTAACGGAAGACCTCgtgagaaacagaaaatattggTACATGTCAAACCGCTGCCAAATAGAGAGTAAGGGATACAACTGTTTTCGTAGTATCCTGGTGGAACCAGTCACCTTCCTTACTCGTCGAACAAAGACGACGATCGAGGCGACGACCAAGAACAACGAGAACGGCAGTGCCAGCTCCTATTCCTCCGGACACGGCGGCGTCTACAgccctgctgacgtcactgtgagTCGTGGCACCGGAAGTGGTCGCTGTCGGAGTTCTCTCTATGGACGTGGGTGTCGGGGTGTCCACGTCTTCTGTGCTGTTTAAGTCATCAGCTTctacaggagaaaaaaaaaaaaagattgtgacTGTGGGCTGGGCTCCCGAACACTAGGCCTCGAAACGTTggcagcaaattatttttttgtccgGATCTCGACAGACTGTGTTCAGTGCAGCGGAACGCCAACGACATTcatataggaaaaaaaatgacgtACGTATGAAAATGGAATAattagaaagaaatgaaagaaggaaggaacgAACGAACGAGCGGAAAAAGGATGGAGGAAAGGCGTAAGGAATAAAAGGAGCTAGTGAGAAAATGAAgcgaagaataaagaaagaatcaaatgaaaaaaaaggaaagcaaagtaaaaaaaaggagaaaaaaaaacagaaacaaagaaccAAATAAAGATGCCTAATGATACCTTCAACAGCCAACTCAGTTAACTGCATCCGAAAGAACAGTACCCTGCTTGTCGACAACTCGACACACATAAAAGCCCTCGTCACTAGCCAATGCGCGAAACGTCAACGTGGAGTTAACACTGGACAATGACGGGTCGATGGTCCTGAAGGTGTTGGTGGAGATGTTGTACCTCGTGCCACCTCGCAGAATTCGCTCCTCGAGCAGATCTTGTGCCCACTCCACCTGGAATACAGGTAAGGACGTGCAGAAAGAGGATAACCGTCTCATTCAGTCTTGGCCAGGAGCAAACATGTTTCTAACACTAACCCACTTTTGCAGAGAGCATTTGAAAAATGGATGCTGAACTATAAATTCTTATAATTTGGGGAAAATTAGAAAATTGTATTGCAAAATTCAATGTTTGATATGTAAcatgacaaatataaaaatgttttttaagacGATCAAAGATCACAAACTGTAGACACACTGAAGAGCCGTCGGGTACATTGTAGGCGAAGCAACTCAGTGTGACCTCATCGAGGACTGTAAACACTGTTGAGGGTGTAAGGGTGTCTTTTGTATCGCCAAATTCTTTCTCAGTATCGTTGCTTGAATCATCCTCTGAAGGAGCATCGAACGTAACAAAAGCTTTTACTGAAAAAAGAATTGCTATACAATTAATAAATCCTTTGAAGTACAGCTCAGcgatttgaaaataaactattaaaagaaaaaaaaaccaaataccTACCTCACCGAATCCGAAATAATGTTCATAGACTTTAAAgtataatgtttttaattagtcTAAATGGCAATCTCAAATATAGTTCTCATTgtcataaaatgcatttttttcccgACTGTACaaaagacaggcagacagaaaaaagacaaagccaTTCACGGCCGGCACAAAATTCAAACTTCAAAGAATTGTTTATTGCTTaaagacaaattgaaaaattgTCTGCGTTTAAAAACACGTTGGACTaagtcattttaaatttattttcgggttcatgttgatttattttcttaaaaacccATACCACTTCTTCTTTCTCAGCAATACACTTCCATTTTTCGTTGTCACCTAAATTTCAGTTACTATTACACCCGCCGACAGTCCCTCCCTCATTGAAACTGTCCAGTCCACTTACGAAGCAGTTCGCTCGATCGGGTGGTTTTACCGGCTTCACTCTCTGCAACACACGTGTAGTTCCCTTGTGTCTCGGACATCACACTGGACA
Encoded proteins:
- the LOC112569631 gene encoding fibroblast growth factor receptor 4-like, translated to MAHLAAHMIVHRDLAARNILLTERHVCKVSHFSLARHVDEEDIYESVSRRPLPLRWMSPESLSDGVFTSQSDVWSYGVLLWELVTLGASPYPDMTGKMVTELVTKGTQLQVPRSCPDDLSALMRSCWVMAAHQRPTFQAVVDMLGDINGDGRAATCD